Proteins from a genomic interval of Rosa chinensis cultivar Old Blush chromosome 2, RchiOBHm-V2, whole genome shotgun sequence:
- the LOC112189363 gene encoding polyadenylate-binding protein 2 isoform X1, protein MAEEEHEVYGAEIPYEAEMDGNFDPHPDDDDMSTAVKEEEASALHGMQANGAKEMGAALDPATAADSQANKEAADECSVFVGNVDYACTPEEVQQHFESCGTVNRVTILTDKFGQPKGFAYVEFLETEAVQKALLLNESELHGRQLKVLPKRTNVPGYKQFRPRRFNPYMGYCIRRPYVPPYFYSPYGYEKVPRFRRPARYMPY, encoded by the exons ATGGCCGAAGAAGAGCATGAGGTGTACGGAGCAGAAATTCCATACGAGGCGGAGATGGACGGCAACTTCGACCCCCATCCCGACGACGATGACATGTCCACCGCCGTCAAG GAGGAGGAAGCTTCGGCTCTCCACGGGATGCAGGCCAATGGGGCGAAGGAGATGGGTGCTGCGCTAG ATCCTGCTACTGCAGCTGATTCTCAGGCAAACAAGGAAGCGGCTGATGAATGTTCTGTTTTTGTTGGCAAT GTTGATTATGCATGCACACCTGAAGAAGTACAGCAGCATTTCGAATCATGTGGCACAGTTAACAGAGTGACTATACTGACAGATAAATTTGGCCAACCAAAGGGTTTTGCCTATGTGGAATTCCTTGAAACAGAAGCTGTTCAAAAGGCTCTTCTTCTGAATGAATCTGAGTTGCATGGTCGGCAATTGAAG GTTTTGCCTAAAAGGACCAATGTTCCTGGATATAAGCAATTCCGCCCTAGACGTTTCAATCCGTATATGGGTTACTGCATCAGGAGGCCTTATGTACCTCCTTACTTCTATTCGCCCTATGGATATGA GAAAGTTCCCAGGTTCAGAAGGCCAGCACGATACATGCCCTACTAG
- the LOC112189363 gene encoding polyadenylate-binding protein 3 isoform X2, which yields MLLFGAYVANAVDYACTPEEVQQHFESCGTVNRVTILTDKFGQPKGFAYVEFLETEAVQKALLLNESELHGRQLKVLPKRTNVPGYKQFRPRRFNPYMGYCIRRPYVPPYFYSPYGYEKVPRFRRPARYMPY from the exons ATGCTGTTGTTTGGTGCCTATGTAGCAAATGCG GTTGATTATGCATGCACACCTGAAGAAGTACAGCAGCATTTCGAATCATGTGGCACAGTTAACAGAGTGACTATACTGACAGATAAATTTGGCCAACCAAAGGGTTTTGCCTATGTGGAATTCCTTGAAACAGAAGCTGTTCAAAAGGCTCTTCTTCTGAATGAATCTGAGTTGCATGGTCGGCAATTGAAG GTTTTGCCTAAAAGGACCAATGTTCCTGGATATAAGCAATTCCGCCCTAGACGTTTCAATCCGTATATGGGTTACTGCATCAGGAGGCCTTATGTACCTCCTTACTTCTATTCGCCCTATGGATATGA GAAAGTTCCCAGGTTCAGAAGGCCAGCACGATACATGCCCTACTAG